Within Thermus sp. CCB_US3_UF1, the genomic segment AGACCCGGTCCTGGGCCAGGTCCTCCCCCACGTCCCGCAGGATGTTGGTGAGCTGCATGGCCTGGCCCAGACGCACCGCCTTTTCCTCCACCTCCGGGCCCCCGCCGGCGATGGGGGCCATCATCCGCCCCACGGTGCCCGCCACCTGGTAGCAGTAGGTGAGGAGTTCGGCTTCCGTCCCGAGGCGCACCGGCCCCAGGTCCCGCAGGAAGCCCTCGTACATGTGGCGGAAGGCCTCTTGGGGGATGGGCCAGCGGGCAAGGGCCCAGGCCAGCCCCCTTTCCCAGGCCGTCTGGGGCCTGCCCCCGTAGGCCCGCTCCACCCCCTGCCACCAGGCCTCCAGGGCCTCCCGGCCAGCCCCGGGCCCGTCCACCGCCTCGTCCCCCAGGCGGCAGGCGGCGTAGACCGCCCAGGCCCCCTTGCGCTCCTCCTTGGGGAAGAGGAGGCTCCCCAGATAGAAGGTGGCGGAATGGGCTCGCACAATACCCGCCAGGGCTTTCCAATCGGGTTCCATATGCCTTCTAGTTTCAGGATACCACCTGGGAGGGACTTTTGTCCTGCCCACACTTGGGTAAGACCTGTACTAATACTTGACAAAACTTGTTCAACCCCCTAGACTGGGGGCATGACCCGGCCAGGGGTGTACACCATCGCCGAGGTAGAGGCCATGACCGGCCTCTCCGCCGAGGTCCTCCGGCAATGGGAGCGGCGCTACGGTTTTCCCCGCCCTGAGCGTACCCCCGGGGGACACCGCCTCTACCGGGAGGAGGAGGTGGAGGCCTTACGCCAGATCCGCCGCTGGCTGGAGGAGGGGGCAACCCCCCAGGCGGCCATCCGCCGCTACCTGGCCCAGGAAACCCATCCCCAGGACCTTTCCCAGGAGCTCAAGGCCGCCCTCCTCGAGGCCGACCTCCCCCGGGCCGAGGCCCTCTTCCGCCGGGGGCTTAGGCTCTTGGGCCCGGAAGGGGCGGCCCAGGGGCTCGTGGTCCGGGTTCTGCGGGAGGTGGGGGAAGGCTGGCACCAGGGGGAGGTGAGCGTAGCCCAGGAGCATCTGGCCACCCAGTTCCTGCGGGCCCGCCTGCACGAGCTTCTGGACCTGGTGGGCTACCCTCGTGGGGCCCCCATCCTGGTCACCACCCCCCCGGGGGAGCGGCACGAGCTCGGGGCCATGCTGGCCGCCTACCACCTGCGCCGCCGCGGTTTCCCTGCCCTGTACCTGGGCCCCGACACCCCCTTGCCTGACCTGCGGGCCCTAGCCGCCAAGCTGGAGGCCAGGGGGGCCGTCCTCTCCGTCCTCCTTAGGGAAAACCTCCAGGCCCTGCCTGCTGGGGCCCTGCAGGACCTGGCTCCCCGGGTCTTCCTGGGCGGTCCCGGGGCCAGCCTCGAGGAGGCCAGGCGCCTGGGGGCGGTGTACGTGGAACGGTTGGAGGATCTGCCCAAGGCATTGGAGGAGGCAGCATGAAAAGGATTGCCCGCAAGGAAGTGGTCTATCTGGCTGGGGACCGGGCCGACACCCTCTACCGCCTGGAGTCCGGGCTGGTGCGCATCG encodes:
- a CDS encoding MerR family transcriptional regulator: MTRPGVYTIAEVEAMTGLSAEVLRQWERRYGFPRPERTPGGHRLYREEEVEALRQIRRWLEEGATPQAAIRRYLAQETHPQDLSQELKAALLEADLPRAEALFRRGLRLLGPEGAAQGLVVRVLREVGEGWHQGEVSVAQEHLATQFLRARLHELLDLVGYPRGAPILVTTPPGERHELGAMLAAYHLRRRGFPALYLGPDTPLPDLRALAAKLEARGAVLSVLLRENLQALPAGALQDLAPRVFLGGPGASLEEARRLGAVYVERLEDLPKALEEAA
- a CDS encoding phytoene/squalene synthase family protein encodes the protein MEPDWKALAGIVRAHSATFYLGSLLFPKEERKGAWAVYAACRLGDEAVDGPGAGREALEAWWQGVERAYGGRPQTAWERGLAWALARWPIPQEAFRHMYEGFLRDLGPVRLGTEAELLTYCYQVAGTVGRMMAPIAGGGPEVEEKAVRLGQAMQLTNILRDVGEDLAQDRVYLPQDLLERFGVSLEELRLGRTGPGYRALMGHLEALARRFYREGLAGLKELKVGQAAIALAALQYQGILDKLRLSGYDNLRRRAHLKPWERLRLLPEALRLSRNGFPATET